One stretch of Bradyrhizobium canariense DNA includes these proteins:
- a CDS encoding alpha/beta fold hydrolase, translated as MMDGFKKETLHVNGVDIVLRHGGSGPPLLLMHGNPFTHLSWNRVAPELARHFTVVTPDIRGYGDSSKPDGGDDHFAYSFREMGKDMVEVMKRLGFEAFSAAGHDRGARVLHRMCLDHPDKIKKACFVDMLPQHHLLNNVTFNWGKFSWHWFFMIQPTPYPETMISHDAEFFLRKKLSKTGQGMSFFVPEALEEYIRCIKNPRTVYAMCEDYRATVSCDLDMDTVDFNAGRKVTCPTFLLWGATGGVGRNHNAKEVWSKYATNIVGTSAAPAGHYVQEEAPKETLEAMQKFFAG; from the coding sequence ATGATGGATGGTTTCAAAAAGGAAACGCTTCACGTCAATGGTGTGGACATCGTGCTGCGTCACGGCGGAAGTGGACCACCGCTGCTGCTGATGCACGGCAATCCCTTCACGCATCTATCCTGGAACCGCGTGGCGCCTGAACTGGCCAGGCATTTCACCGTCGTGACGCCGGATATCAGGGGTTACGGAGACAGTTCGAAGCCCGACGGCGGCGACGACCATTTTGCCTATTCCTTCCGGGAGATGGGCAAGGACATGGTCGAGGTGATGAAGAGGCTGGGATTCGAGGCGTTCTCCGCGGCCGGCCACGACCGGGGTGCGCGGGTTCTGCATCGCATGTGTCTGGATCATCCCGACAAAATAAAGAAGGCGTGCTTCGTGGACATGTTGCCTCAGCACCATTTGCTGAACAACGTCACGTTCAATTGGGGAAAATTCTCCTGGCACTGGTTCTTCATGATCCAGCCGACGCCATATCCGGAAACGATGATCAGCCATGACGCGGAGTTCTTTCTGCGGAAAAAACTCTCGAAGACCGGGCAGGGCATGAGCTTCTTCGTTCCGGAAGCGCTGGAGGAGTATATCCGCTGCATCAAGAACCCCCGCACCGTGTACGCCATGTGCGAAGACTATCGCGCGACCGTTTCGTGCGATCTCGATATGGATACGGTGGATTTCAACGCCGGCAGGAAGGTGACGTGCCCGACATTCCTGCTATGGGGCGCGACCGGCGGTGTCGGACGAAACCACAATGCGAAGGAAGTCTGGTCGAAATACGCGACCAACATCGTAGGCACGTCGGCCGCTCCTGCGGGACATTACGTGCAGGAAGAAGCGCCCAAGGAGACCTTAGAGGCCATGCAAAAATTTTTCGCGGGCTAG